The following coding sequences are from one Neurospora crassa OR74A linkage group I, whole genome shotgun sequence window:
- a CDS encoding mannosyltransferase 1, variant gives MARSGKKSPAPPPAYAPAYAPPPAYEAVPTSAVVSKNKNNKNKSAKVKDDYASEGVQDNDPFLLPGSDFVLLTIITMLSAVVRLFRIYQPDSVVFDEVHFGGFASKYIKGKFFMDVHPPLAKLMITLFGWLAGFDGSFDFKEIGKDYVEPGVPYVAMRMFPAICGILLAPTMFLTLKAAGCRSTTAFMGACLIIFENGLLTQARLILLDSPLMIGTALTALGFTAFTNQQELGPGKAFTPSWWFWLVVTGLGLGITASIKWVGLFTIAWVGSLTLIQLWVVLGDHKHVSPRAFAKHFMARAFCLIVIPLTFYMAMFGIHFMCLTNPGDGDGFMSSEFQSTLNSKGMQDVPADVLMGSRVTIRHVNTQGGYLHSHPLMYPTGSKQQQITLYPHKDDNNIWLLENQTQPLGIDGQPINGTGAWDHLPETPYIKDGAILRLYHLPTHRRLHSHDVRPPVTEADWQNEVSAYGYEGFDGDANDFFRVEIVKKKSKSGVAQERLRTIDTKFKLVHIMTGCVLFSHKVKLPTWASEQQEVTCAKGGSLPNSLWYIEFNDHPQLGADAEKVNYRNPGFFGKFWELQKVMWKTNAGLVESHAWDSRPEAWPILRRGINFWGRQHRQVYLMGNPIIWWSATAAVVIYVLFKGIAILRWQRSCNDYANPIFKRFDYEVGTSVLGWALHYFPFYLMQRQLFLHHYFPALYFAIIAFCQVFDFVTARISLVKDKVIFNRLGAVLFLTLSMVVFWLFSPLAYGNPWTKAECNRVKLFSTWDFDCNTFLDSYDNYYGITPTSQTPSQTPVQGTLERPAVANAPPQAQKPIVNQEQQAAKQEPSANPVGQRVISRQEKIEYRDQDGNLLNAEQVEALKGKVEFKTKYETRTRVIDANGNEIQLGGSGMPKVVRAPKASQPVAPPHPDVQGVDQETPKIPAAEEVVPQAEMSVDGEKEAEEKVAKPASESNEATVSQDIEQSDDVRAAQEKIQKMVERIQKVANNVDNLKNNVAEKAGDKVDQVEEKAEQAVEKVQEVAEPVEEKAEQVVEKVQEVAEPAKEKAEEAAEKLAEKVEEATEQSKEKIESVADNVKEEVTEKAEQVQEKAQEAGEKAQEVVLEKIDQVKEMAEEVGEKAEAKTEAKDEL, from the exons ATGGCTCGCTCCGGCAAGAAatcgccggcgccgccgccggcctATGCCCCGGCCTATGCCCCGCCGCCCGCCTACGAGGCCGTGCCGACCTCCGCGGTCGTgtccaaaaacaaaaacaacaaaaacaagtCCGCCAAGGTCAAGGACGACTACGCGTCCGAAGGTGTCCAGGACAATGACCCGTTCTTGCTCCCCGGATCCGACTTCGTGCTCCTCACTATCATCACGATGTTGTCTGCCGTCGTTCGCCTATTCCGCATTTACCAGCCTGACAGTGTTGTGTTTGACGAAGTCCA CTTCGGCGGCTTCGCTTCCAAGTACATCAAGGGCAAGTTCTTCATGGACGTCCACCCACCCCTCGCAAAGCTCATGATTACCCTCTTCGGCTGGCTCGCTGGGTTCGACGGTAGCTTTGATTTCAAGGAGATTGGCAAGGACTACGTTGAGCCCGGCGTTCCTTATGTCGCCATGCGCATGTTCCCGGCTATCTGCGGTATCCTTTTGGCTCCTACCATGTTCCTCACTCTTAAGGCAGCTGGATGCCGTAGCACCACTGCCTTCATGGGAGCTTGTCTTATCATATTCG AGAACGGCCTTCTCACCCAGGCCCGGCTTATCTTGCTTGACTCGCCCCTGATGATTGGAACCGCCCTTACTGCGCTCGGCTTCACTGCCTTCACCAACCAACAAGAACTGGGACCTGGTAAGGCCTTCACACCGAGCTGGTGGTTCTGGCTGGTTGTCACCGGTCTTGGTCTAGGAATTACCGCTAGTATCAAGTGGGTTGGTTTGTTCACCATTGCGTGGGTTGGCAGCTTGACTTTGATTCAGCTATGGGTTGTGCTTGGCGATCACAAGCACGTTTCCCCTCGCGCATTCGCCAAGCACTTCATGGCCCGCGCTTTCTGCCTTATTGTCATCCCTCTTACTTTCTACATGGCCATGTTCGGAATCCACTTCATGTGCCTTACCAACCCTGGCGACGGTGACGGCTTCATGAGCTCCGAGTTCCAGTCGACTCTGAACTCGAAGGGCATGCAGGATGTTCCGGCTGACGTTCTTATGGGTAGCCGTGTTACCATCAGGCACGTCAACACCCAGGGTGGCTATCTGCATTCGCACCCCTTGATGTACCCCACCGGCtcaaagcagcagcagatcACTCTCTATCCCCACAAGGATGACAACAACATCTGGCTCCTTGAGAACCAGACCCAGCCTCTCGGTATTGATGGTCAGCCCATTAACGGAACTGGCGCGTGGGACCACCTCCCCGAAACTCCCTATATCAAGGATGGCGCAATTCTCCGTCTCTATCATCTGCCTACCCACCGTCGTCTCCATTCGCATGACGTTCGGCCCCCCGTGACTGAGGCTGACTGGCAGAACGAGGTGTCAGCTTATGGTTATGAGGGCTTCGATGGAGATGCCAACGACTTTTTCCGTGTCGAAATTGTcaagaagaagtccaagaGCGGCGTTGCTCAGGAACGTCTTCGTACCATTGACACCAAGTTCAAGCTGGTGCACATCATGACGGGCTGTGTTCTTTTCTCCCACAAGGTTAAACTTCCTACATGGGCCTCGGAGCAACAGGAGGTCACATGCGCCAAGGGCGGTTCCCTTCCCAACAGTCTTTGGTATATCGAGTTCAACGACCATCCGCAGCTCGGAGCTGACGCCGAGAAAGTCAACTATCGCAACCCTGGCTTCTTCGGCAAGTTCTGGGAGCTTCAGAAGGTCATGTGGAAGACGAATGCTGGCCTTGTTGAGTCTCATGCCTGGGATTCTCGCCCCGAGGCTTGGCCTATCCTCCGCCGTGGTATCAACTTCTGGGGCAGGCAACATCGCCAGGTTTACTTGATGGGCAACCCCATCATTTGGTGGAGCGCTACCGCTGCTGTTGTTATCTATGTTCTTTTCAAGGGCATTGCTATTCTCCGATGGCAGCGCAGCTGCAATGATTACGCCAATCCCATCTTCAAACGCTTCGATTACGAAGTTGGAACCTCTGTCCTCGGATGGGCTCTTCATTATTTCCCCTTCTACCTTATGCAGCGTCAACTCTTCCTGCATCATTACTTCCCGGCCTTGTACTTCGCCATCATTGCCTTCTGCCAAGTCTTTGACTTTGTGACTGCTAGGATTTCTCTCGTCAAGGACAAGGTTATTTTCAACAGACTCGGCGCCGTTTTGTTTCTTACCTTGTCGATGGTCGTCTTCTGGTTGTTCTCTCCTCTGGCCTACGGTAACCCCTGGACCAAGGCTGAATGCAACCGGGTCAAGCTTTTCAGCACTTGGGATTTTGACTGCAATACCTTCCTGGATAGT TACGACAATTACTACGGAATTACACCAACAAGCCAGACGCCTTCCCAGACCCCAGTTCAGGGCACGCTTGAGAGGCCTGCTGTGGCTAACGCGCCTCCTCAGGCTCAAAAGCCCATTGTGAACCAGGAGCAACAAGCCGCCAAGCAGGAGCCTAGTGCCAACCCGGTGGGCCAGCGCGTCATCTCTCGGCAGGAGAAGATTGAGTATCGCGACCAGGATGGTAACCTTCTCAACGCGGAGCAAGTCGAAGCGCTCAAGGGCAAGGTCGAGTTCAAGACTAAGTATGAAACGAGAACACGCGTTATCGATGCAAATGGCAACGAAATCCAGCTTGGTGGAAGCGGCATGCCTAAGGTTGTTCGTGCTCCCAAAGCTTCTCAGCCCGTTGCGCCCCCGCATCCGGATGTTCAGG GCGTTGACCAAGAGACTCCTAAAATTCCTGCCGCCGAAGAGGTCGTTCCCCAAGCGGAAATGAGCGTCGACGGCGAGAAGGAAgccgaggagaaggtcgCTAAGCCGGCCAGCGAGAGCAACGAAGCCACCGTTTCGCAGGACATCGAGCAAAGTGACGACGTCAGGGCCGCTCAGGAGAAGATCCAGAAGATGGTCGAGCGTATCCAGAAAGTGGCCAACAATGTCGATAACCTGAAGAATAACGTCGCGGAGAAGGCTGGCGATAAGGTCGATCAggtcgaggagaaggccgagcAGGCCGTGGAAAAGGTGCAAGAGGTCGCTGAACCAgtcgaggagaaggcggagcAG GTTGTGGAAAAGGTGCAGGAGGTCGCTGAACCagccaaggagaaggctgaggaggctgCCGAGAAGCTCGCCGAGAAGGTCGAGGAAGCCACTGAGCAATCAAAGGAGAAGATTGAGAGTGTGGCTGACAACGTCAAAGAGGAGGTGACCGAGAAGGCGGAACAGGTTCAGGAGAAGGCTCAAGAAGCTGGAGAGAAGGCCCAAGAAGTGGTCTTGGAGAAGATCGACCAGGTCAAGGAGATGGCCGAGGAGGTTGGGGAGAAGGCTGAGGCGAAGACCGAGGCGAAGGATGAGCTCTAG
- a CDS encoding mannosyltransferase 1 → MARSGKKSPAPPPAYAPAYAPPPAYEAVPTSAVVSKNKNNKNKSAKVKDDYASEGVQDNDPFLLPGSDFVLLTIITMLSAVVRLFRIYQPDSVVFDEVHFGGFASKYIKGKFFMDVHPPLAKLMITLFGWLAGFDGSFDFKEIGKDYVEPGVPYVAMRMFPAICGILLAPTMFLTLKAAGCRSTTAFMGACLIIFENGLLTQARLILLDSPLMIGTALTALGFTAFTNQQELGPGKAFTPSWWFWLVVTGLGLGITASIKWVGLFTIAWVGSLTLIQLWVVLGDHKHVSPRAFAKHFMARAFCLIVIPLTFYMAMFGIHFMCLTNPGDGDGFMSSEFQSTLNSKGMQDVPADVLMGSRVTIRHVNTQGGYLHSHPLMYPTGSKQQQITLYPHKDDNNIWLLENQTQPLGIDGQPINGTGAWDHLPETPYIKDGAILRLYHLPTHRRLHSHDVRPPVTEADWQNEVSAYGYEGFDGDANDFFRVEIVKKKSKSGVAQERLRTIDTKFKLVHIMTGCVLFSHKVKLPTWASEQQEVTCAKGGSLPNSLWYIEFNDHPQLGADAEKVNYRNPGFFGKFWELQKVMWKTNAGLVESHAWDSRPEAWPILRRGINFWGRQHRQVYLMGNPIIWWSATAAVVIYVLFKGIAILRWQRSCNDYANPIFKRFDYEVGTSVLGWALHYFPFYLMQRQLFLHHYFPALYFAIIAFCQVFDFVTARISLVKDKVIFNRLGAVLFLTLSMVVFWLFSPLAYGNPWTKAECNRVKLFSTWDFDCNTFLDSYDNYYGITPTSQTPSQTPVQGTLERPAVANAPPQAQKPIVNQEQQAAKQEPSANPVGQRVISRQEKIEYRDQDGNLLNAEQVEALKGKVEFKTKYETRTRVIDANGNEIQLGGSGMPKVVRAPKASQPVAPPHPDVQGVDQETPKIPAAEEVVPQAEMSVDGEKEAEEKVAKPASESNEATVSQDIEQSDDVRAAQEKIQKMVERIQKVANNVDNLKNNVAEKAGDKVDQVEEKAEQAVEKVQEVAEPVEEKAEQVVEKVQEVAEPAKEKAEQVVEKVQEVAEPAKEKAEQVVEKVQEVAEPAKEKAEEAAEKLAEKVEEATEQSKEKIESVADNVKEEVTEKAEQVQEKAQEAGEKAQEVVLEKIDQVKEMAEEVGEKAEAKTEAKDEL, encoded by the exons ATGGCTCGCTCCGGCAAGAAatcgccggcgccgccgccggcctATGCCCCGGCCTATGCCCCGCCGCCCGCCTACGAGGCCGTGCCGACCTCCGCGGTCGTgtccaaaaacaaaaacaacaaaaacaagtCCGCCAAGGTCAAGGACGACTACGCGTCCGAAGGTGTCCAGGACAATGACCCGTTCTTGCTCCCCGGATCCGACTTCGTGCTCCTCACTATCATCACGATGTTGTCTGCCGTCGTTCGCCTATTCCGCATTTACCAGCCTGACAGTGTTGTGTTTGACGAAGTCCA CTTCGGCGGCTTCGCTTCCAAGTACATCAAGGGCAAGTTCTTCATGGACGTCCACCCACCCCTCGCAAAGCTCATGATTACCCTCTTCGGCTGGCTCGCTGGGTTCGACGGTAGCTTTGATTTCAAGGAGATTGGCAAGGACTACGTTGAGCCCGGCGTTCCTTATGTCGCCATGCGCATGTTCCCGGCTATCTGCGGTATCCTTTTGGCTCCTACCATGTTCCTCACTCTTAAGGCAGCTGGATGCCGTAGCACCACTGCCTTCATGGGAGCTTGTCTTATCATATTCG AGAACGGCCTTCTCACCCAGGCCCGGCTTATCTTGCTTGACTCGCCCCTGATGATTGGAACCGCCCTTACTGCGCTCGGCTTCACTGCCTTCACCAACCAACAAGAACTGGGACCTGGTAAGGCCTTCACACCGAGCTGGTGGTTCTGGCTGGTTGTCACCGGTCTTGGTCTAGGAATTACCGCTAGTATCAAGTGGGTTGGTTTGTTCACCATTGCGTGGGTTGGCAGCTTGACTTTGATTCAGCTATGGGTTGTGCTTGGCGATCACAAGCACGTTTCCCCTCGCGCATTCGCCAAGCACTTCATGGCCCGCGCTTTCTGCCTTATTGTCATCCCTCTTACTTTCTACATGGCCATGTTCGGAATCCACTTCATGTGCCTTACCAACCCTGGCGACGGTGACGGCTTCATGAGCTCCGAGTTCCAGTCGACTCTGAACTCGAAGGGCATGCAGGATGTTCCGGCTGACGTTCTTATGGGTAGCCGTGTTACCATCAGGCACGTCAACACCCAGGGTGGCTATCTGCATTCGCACCCCTTGATGTACCCCACCGGCtcaaagcagcagcagatcACTCTCTATCCCCACAAGGATGACAACAACATCTGGCTCCTTGAGAACCAGACCCAGCCTCTCGGTATTGATGGTCAGCCCATTAACGGAACTGGCGCGTGGGACCACCTCCCCGAAACTCCCTATATCAAGGATGGCGCAATTCTCCGTCTCTATCATCTGCCTACCCACCGTCGTCTCCATTCGCATGACGTTCGGCCCCCCGTGACTGAGGCTGACTGGCAGAACGAGGTGTCAGCTTATGGTTATGAGGGCTTCGATGGAGATGCCAACGACTTTTTCCGTGTCGAAATTGTcaagaagaagtccaagaGCGGCGTTGCTCAGGAACGTCTTCGTACCATTGACACCAAGTTCAAGCTGGTGCACATCATGACGGGCTGTGTTCTTTTCTCCCACAAGGTTAAACTTCCTACATGGGCCTCGGAGCAACAGGAGGTCACATGCGCCAAGGGCGGTTCCCTTCCCAACAGTCTTTGGTATATCGAGTTCAACGACCATCCGCAGCTCGGAGCTGACGCCGAGAAAGTCAACTATCGCAACCCTGGCTTCTTCGGCAAGTTCTGGGAGCTTCAGAAGGTCATGTGGAAGACGAATGCTGGCCTTGTTGAGTCTCATGCCTGGGATTCTCGCCCCGAGGCTTGGCCTATCCTCCGCCGTGGTATCAACTTCTGGGGCAGGCAACATCGCCAGGTTTACTTGATGGGCAACCCCATCATTTGGTGGAGCGCTACCGCTGCTGTTGTTATCTATGTTCTTTTCAAGGGCATTGCTATTCTCCGATGGCAGCGCAGCTGCAATGATTACGCCAATCCCATCTTCAAACGCTTCGATTACGAAGTTGGAACCTCTGTCCTCGGATGGGCTCTTCATTATTTCCCCTTCTACCTTATGCAGCGTCAACTCTTCCTGCATCATTACTTCCCGGCCTTGTACTTCGCCATCATTGCCTTCTGCCAAGTCTTTGACTTTGTGACTGCTAGGATTTCTCTCGTCAAGGACAAGGTTATTTTCAACAGACTCGGCGCCGTTTTGTTTCTTACCTTGTCGATGGTCGTCTTCTGGTTGTTCTCTCCTCTGGCCTACGGTAACCCCTGGACCAAGGCTGAATGCAACCGGGTCAAGCTTTTCAGCACTTGGGATTTTGACTGCAATACCTTCCTGGATAGT TACGACAATTACTACGGAATTACACCAACAAGCCAGACGCCTTCCCAGACCCCAGTTCAGGGCACGCTTGAGAGGCCTGCTGTGGCTAACGCGCCTCCTCAGGCTCAAAAGCCCATTGTGAACCAGGAGCAACAAGCCGCCAAGCAGGAGCCTAGTGCCAACCCGGTGGGCCAGCGCGTCATCTCTCGGCAGGAGAAGATTGAGTATCGCGACCAGGATGGTAACCTTCTCAACGCGGAGCAAGTCGAAGCGCTCAAGGGCAAGGTCGAGTTCAAGACTAAGTATGAAACGAGAACACGCGTTATCGATGCAAATGGCAACGAAATCCAGCTTGGTGGAAGCGGCATGCCTAAGGTTGTTCGTGCTCCCAAAGCTTCTCAGCCCGTTGCGCCCCCGCATCCGGATGTTCAGG GCGTTGACCAAGAGACTCCTAAAATTCCTGCCGCCGAAGAGGTCGTTCCCCAAGCGGAAATGAGCGTCGACGGCGAGAAGGAAgccgaggagaaggtcgCTAAGCCGGCCAGCGAGAGCAACGAAGCCACCGTTTCGCAGGACATCGAGCAAAGTGACGACGTCAGGGCCGCTCAGGAGAAGATCCAGAAGATGGTCGAGCGTATCCAGAAAGTGGCCAACAATGTCGATAACCTGAAGAATAACGTCGCGGAGAAGGCTGGCGATAAGGTCGATCAggtcgaggagaaggccgagcAGGCCGTGGAAAAGGTGCAAGAGGTCGCTGAACCAgtcgaggagaaggcggagcAGGTTGTGGAAAAGGTGCAGGAGGTCGCTGAGCCagccaaggagaaggctgAGCAGGTTGTGGAAAAGGTGCAGGAGGTCGCTGAACCagccaaggagaaggctgAGCAGGTTGTGGAAAAGGTGCAGGAGGTCGCTGAACCagccaaggagaaggctgaggaggctgCCGAGAAGCTCGCCGAGAAGGTCGAGGAAGCCACTGAGCAATCAAAGGAGAAGATTGAGAGTGTGGCTGACAACGTCAAAGAGGAGGTGACCGAGAAGGCGGAACAGGTTCAGGAGAAGGCTCAAGAAGCTGGAGAGAAGGCCCAAGAAGTGGTCTTGGAGAAGATCGACCAGGTCAAGGAGATGGCCGAGGAGGTTGGGGAGAAGGCTGAGGCGAAGACCGAGGCGAAGGATGAGCTCTAG
- a CDS encoding GDP/GTP exchange factor Sec2p: MSPASGVSMTGHHHPDLDQEVATLSTKLINAINHQTTLDDNLSQTKMELEQARDKIRQLERTVEEQREMLAGDVWVRRKTVEAEKTTLLGVIAEEKQARLDVEQQKKKIEQELENLTAALFEEANKMVISAKEEARIEQEILQRKNDQLRAQLVDTEGLLKSQQEQLAELKHLMEDMSAEKHEQIPPTAPSSPGFSKFELQNEEGLSDRLHHGHHDRQLSVAESMSPSYPTSFTYLLKPVLRTDLASYNDFKDLIRTSKRISAQQRVPTPSTGSALTSLGLGLGSVGAHLALANASSTSLSTIATAQSTFSQTSTTPTTAVTASPGAAAIPLPALKDTRFYKRVLTEDIEPTLRLDIAPGLSWLARRSVLTAMTDGSLVVEPVPAATTTTSRFGRVSRPELSPCSLCGESRPEEEFLRKHRFRISETGSAQTGYALCRYCLSRVRSTCDFLGFLRIVKDGHWRADDEDAEKAAWAESVRLREQMFWSRIGGGVLPITHFHTSHSRAPSRAPSLRGDKSSRTSLETDKDGDETPAAGEVEQLAVSVAEVADAIQQESSETEIPEVLEQLTSNIATEPVDQPEITQKDEAPVEEVVVPIAISEVSEEQVEIIEQKVEAPTDDMEGPTEETKLVWEEPKTPANKFEFLEAEITQCPPSTEDTPKQPVASEVEPATEEPKELAVTISGAFPA, from the coding sequence ATGAGCCCCGCAAGCGGAGTTTCCATGACCGGTCATCACCATCCCGACCTCGATCAGGAGGTGGCCACCCTCAGCACGAAACTGATCAATGCGATCAACCACCAGACCACCTTGGATGATAACCTATCGCAAACAAAAATGGAGCTAGAGCAGGCACGCGACAAGATCAGGCAACTTGAACGGACAGTGGAGGAGCAAAGGGAGATGCTGGCTGGTGATGTTTGGGTACGGAGGAAAACCGTCGAGGCGGAAAAGACAACTCTGTTGGGAGTCATTGCCGAAGAGAAGCAGGCTCGTTTGGATGTGGAacagcaaaagaagaaaattgaACAGGAGTTGGAGAACCTGACAGCCGCCCTATTCGAGGAAGCCAACAAAATGGTCATCTCTGCCAAGGAAGAGGCCAGGATCGAACAGGAGATACTGCAGCGGAAGAACGACCAACTTAGGGCACAACTCGTGGATACCGAGGGACTACTCAAATCACAACAGGAGCAACTAGCCGAGCTAAAGCACCTTATGGAGGACATGAGCGCCGAGAAGCACGAGCAGATACCTCCCAcggcgccttcttctccaggtTTCAGCAAGTTTGAGCTGCAAAATGAGGAAGGCCTTTCCGATCGCTTACACCATGGGCATCACGACCGCCAACTTAGCGTGGCCGAGTCCATGTCTCCTTCGTACCCTACCAGTTTTACTTATCTCTTGAAGCCCGTACTTCGTACCGACCTAGCATCGTATAACGACTTCAAAGATCTCATTCGCACATCCAAGAGGATCTCTGCCCAGCAACGCGTACCCACACCATCTACCGGCTCTGCACTGACGTCTCTCGGCCTGGGCTTAGGATCGGTAGGTGCTCATCTTGCGCTCGCCAATGCCTCCAGCACGTCTCTTTCGACCATCGCAACTGCACAATCGACCTTCTCCCAAACCTCCACTACACCCACAACGGCCGTTACCGCCAGCCCTGGCGCCGCTGCCATCCCCCTGCCGGCCTTGAAGGATACCAGGTTTTACAAGAGGGTCCTGACCGAGGATATTGAACCAACACTACGGCTCGATATCGCTCCGGGGCTTTCTTGGCTTGCCCGGAGGAGTGTCCTTACAGCGATGACTGACGGCTCGCTTGTCGTAGAGCCAGTCCCAGCtgccacaacaacaactagCAGGTTCGGCAGGGTTTCGAGGCCCGAGTTGAGCCCGTGCTCTCTCTGCGGGGAGTCCAGGCCAGAGGAGGAATTTCTTCGGAAACATCGATTTCGGATCAGCGAAACTGGTTCCGCGCAAACTGGATATGCATTATGCAGGTATTGCCTGTCTCGAGTCCGATCAACATGCGATTTCTTAGGATTTCTTCGCATAGTCAAGGACGGTCACTGGCGAgcggatgacgaggatgctGAGAAGGCGGCATGGGCCGAAAGCGTACGGTTACGGGAGCAGATGTTTTGGAGCCGTATCGGTGGCGGTGTGCTCCCGATTACCCATTTCCACACAAGCCATAGTCGGGCACCCAGTCGAGCCCCGAGTCTTCGGGGTGACAAGAGCTCCAGGACGAGTCTCGAGACTGACAAGGATGGAGATGAAACGCCTGCTGCTGGTGAAGTTGAACAATTGGCGGTATCCGTGGCGGAGGTGGCAGATGCGATCCAGCAGGAGAGCTCGGAAACGGAAATTCCCGAGGTGCTTGAGCAACTCACTTCCAATATTGCCACGGAGCCTGTCGACCAACCCGAGATCACACAGAAGGACGAAGCGCCCGTGGAAGAGGTTGTGGTACCTATTGCGATCAGCGAGGTGTCTGAAGAGCAGGTTGAAATCATCGAACAAAAGGTCGAGGCTCCGACAGACGACATGGAGGGACCTACCGAAGAGACCAAGCTAGTTTGGGAGGAGCCCAAGACCCCCGCTAACAAGTTCGAGTTCCTCGAAGCGGAAATCACCCAATGCCCGCCATCCACCGAAGATACCCCCAAGCAGCCTGTCGCCTCCGAGGTTGAGCCAGCAACTGAGGAACCAAAGGAACTTGCTGTGACGATATCCGGGGCTTTCCCAGCTTGA
- a CDS encoding syntaxin 5, giving the protein MAVFAINDRTEEFRQIVAAAQRRQATKPGKQRLLDTAQQHAASSDAQPRRSEFARGAAEIGRGISATMAKLEKLAQLAKKKTLFDDRPVEINELTFVIKQDLSSLNEKIRNLQDLSRRLHPKPDQEGENNKNILLLLQGKLGDVGANFKDVLEIRTKNIQASRSRTENFVSSVGQHAHASLQQSASPLYGTPSRGTPAPGQQDLISLNPMGDQQMQLQMLEEGQNTYVQQRGQAIEAIESTINELGSIFGQLAAMVSEQSEMIQRIDANTEDVVENVEGAQKELLKYWSRVSSNRWLLAKMFGVLMIFFLLWVLIAG; this is encoded by the exons ATGGCTGTCTTTGCCATCAACGACCGAACGGAAGAGTTCCGACAGATTGTTGCGGCTGCCCAGCGTAGGCAGGCCACAAAGCCAGGAAAGCAGCGACTTCTGGACACCGCTCAACAACATGCTGCCAGCAGCGATGCCCAGCCCAGAAGGTCTGAGTTTGCGAGGGGGGCTGCAGAGATTGGAAGGGGTATCTCTGCGACAATGGCCAAGCTGGAAAAGCTAGCACAgctggccaagaagaagactctTTTCGATGACAGGCCGGTCGAAATCAACGAG TTGACCTTTGTCATCAAGCAAGACCTGTCTTCGTTGAACGAGAAGATCAGGAACCTGCAAGATCTCTCTAGACGTCTGCACCCGAAGCCCGACCAAGAAGGGgagaacaacaaaaacattCTCCTGCTCCTACAGGGCAAGCTGGGAGATGTTGGTGCTAATTTCAAGGACGTGCTCGAAATCAGAACCAAGAACATTCAGGCGTCGCGGTCGAGGACCGAGAACTTTGTCTCGTCAGTAGGTCAGCACGCACATGCTTCCTTGCAACAATCTGCGTCACCTCTGTACGGCACGCCTAGTAGGGGAACGCCAGCACCAGGGCAGCAAGATCTGATCTCGCTGAACCCGATGGGAGATCAGCAGATGCAGCTCCAGATGTTGGAGGAAGGCCAAAACACCTACGTCCAACAACGAGGGCAAGCGATCGAGGCCATCGAGTCGACTATCAATGAGCTGGGTTCCATTTTTGGGCAGCTCGCGGCCATGGTCAGCGAACAATCTGAGATGATACAAAGAATTGATGCCAACAC AGAGGACGTGGTAGAGAACGTCGAAGGCGCGCAAAAAGAACTGCTCAAATATTGGAGCCGTGTTTCAAGTAATAGATGGCTCTTAGCCAAGatgtttggtgttttg ATgattttcttccttctctggGTATTAATTGCCGGGTAG
- a CDS encoding GCY protein yields MATKTFKLNTGANIPALGLGTWQGESTQVKDAVVAALKSGYRLIDTAYCYGNEEHVGAGLKEAFDQGIVKREDVFVVTKLWATYTSRAEEGLEKSLRNLGLEYVDLFLVHWPLLMNPEGNDDRFPKLPNGERDILRDYSHVQIWKNMEKLVGSGRTKAIGVSNYSKRYLEELLPHAKIVPAVNQIENHPQLPQQEIVDFCKEKGIHIMAYSPFGSTGSPVTSAEPVIKIAEKHGVKPTTVLLSYHLYRGSTVLPKSTNPERIEANAKLIELDAEDQKLLNDYSEGLVKEGKVQRYVYPPFGVDFGFPDKS; encoded by the exons ATGGCCACCAAAACCTTCAAGCTCAACACCGGAGCTAACATTCCCGCGCTGGGACTTG GCACCTGGCAAGGCGAATCCACCCAGGTAAAAGACGCCGTCGTCGCTGCCCTCAAATCTGGATACCGCCTCATCGACACGGCTTACTGCTACGGCAACGAGGAGCATGTCGGTGCCGGCCTGAAAGAGGCGTTTGATCAGGGTATCGTCAAGCGCGAGGATGTGTTTGTCGTAACTAAGCTATGGGCGACGTACACGAGCCGTGCGGAGGAGGGGCTAGAAAAGAGTTTGAGGAATCTGGGTTTGGAGTATGTTGATTTGTTTTTGGTG CATTGGCCGCTTTTGATGAATCCTGAAG GCAACGATGACAGATTCCCCAAGCTTCCCAACGGCGAGCGCGACATTCTCCGCGACTACAGCCACGTCCAGATCTGGAAGAACATGGAGAAGCTGGTAGGGTCCGGCAGGACCAAGGCTATTGGTGTTTCCAAC TATAGCAAGCGCTATCTCGAAGAGCTCCTCCCCCACGCCAAGATCGTTCCAGCCGTCAACCAAATCGAGAACCACCCGCAACTGCCTCAGCAAGAAATTGTCGACTTTTGCAAAGAGAAGGGCATTCACATCATGGCGTACTCGCCCTTTGGCAGCACCGGTAGCCCCGTGACCAGCGCCGAGCCGGTAATTAAGATTGCTGAGAAGCATGGGGTCAAGCCTACTACTGTGTTGTTGAGTTATCACC TTTACCGTGGAAGCACCGTTCTGCCCAAGTCAACAAACCCGGAGCGTATCGAGGCTAACGCCAAGCTGATCGAGTTGGATGCTGAGGATCAAAAGCTACTGAATGATTATTCGGAGGGGTTGGTCAAGGAGGGTAAGGTGCAGCGCTACGTGTATCCGCCGTTTGGCGTGGATTTTGGGTTTCCCGATAAGTCGTAG